One region of Danio aesculapii chromosome 7, fDanAes4.1, whole genome shotgun sequence genomic DNA includes:
- the LOC130232781 gene encoding LOW QUALITY PROTEIN: protein canopy 4-like (The sequence of the model RefSeq protein was modified relative to this genomic sequence to represent the inferred CDS: inserted 4 bases in 3 codons): MEMFAVFLFXMFSLVLANXEERLPNKCEVCKLLTVELQDALEKTGRSKEVLELGEVLDTGKRRRKIKYNTSEMRLTEAMDNICERILQYKVHAERPGSLRYAKGTSQTMNTLKNLVEKGVKVELGVPYELWDEPTVEVAELKRQCETMLEEHEEVVEDWYFHHQDKXLERFFCEAHVLKDSDQECLTEIWKGDMGMKGSEEESEGKDGKETHDAGEL, translated from the exons ATGGAAATGTTTgctgttttcttgt ttatgtTTAGCCTCGTCTTGGCCA CAGAGGAGCGATTACCGAATAAATGCGAGG tttgcaaATTACTGACGGTGGAGTTGCAGGACGCCTTAGAAAAAACTGGCCGCTCGAAGGAAGTTCTGGAGCTAGGAGAAGTTTTGGACACTGGCAAGCGCAGGCGCAAAATCAAATACAACACTTC AGAGATGCGACTCACTGAAGCCATGGACAACATCTGTGAAAGAATTTTACAGTATAAGGTGCATGCTGAGAGACCAGGAAGCCTTCGATATGCTAAG GGCACTAGTCAAACTATGAACACGCTAAAGAACCTGGTGGAAAAAGGTGTAAAGGTGGAACTGGGTGTTCCATATGAACTGTGGGATGAACCAACAGTGGAAGTGGCAGAACTGAAGAGACAG tgtgagaCCATGTTGGAAGAGCATGAAGAGGTTGTGGAGGACTGGTATTTTCATCATCAAGACAA GCTGGAAAGATTCTTCTGTGAAGCCCATGTCCTGAAAGACTCAGACCAAG AGTGTCTTACTGAGATATGGAAAGGTGACATGGGAATGAAGGGATCTGAAGAGGAAAGTGAAGGGAAGGATGGAAAAGAGACCCATGATGCAGGAGAGTTGTGA
- the cnpy4 gene encoding protein canopy 4: MEMFAVFLFYMFSLVLANQEERLPNKCEVCKLLTVELQDALEKTGRSKEVLELGEVLDTGKRRRKIKYNTSEMRLTEAMDNICERILQYKVHAERPGSLRYAKGTSQTMNTLKNLVEKGVKVELGVPYELWDEPTVEVAELKRQCETMLEEHEEVVEDWYFHHQDKGLERFFCEAHVLKDSDQECLTEIWKGDMGMKGSEEESEGKDGKETHDAGEL; encoded by the exons ATGGAAATGTTTGCTGTTTTCTTGTTTTATATGTTTAGCCTCGTCTTGGCCAACCAAGAGGAGCGATTACCGAATAAATGCGAGG tttgcaaATTACTGACGGTGGAGTTGCAGGACGCCTTAGAAAAAACTGGCCGCTCGAAGGAAGTTCTGGAGCTAGGAGAAGTTTTGGACACTGGCAAGCGCAGGCGCAAAATCAAATACAACACTTC AGAGATGCGACTCACTGAAGCCATGGACAACATCTGTGAAAGAATTTTACAGTATAAGGTGCATGCTGAGAGACCAGGAAGCCTTCGATATGCTAAG GGCACTAGTCAAACTATGAACACGCTAAAGAACCTGGTGGAAAAAGGTGTAAAGGTGGAACTGGGTGTTCCATATGAACTGTGGGATGAACCAACAGTGGAAGTGGCAGAACTGAAGAGACAG tgtgagaCCATGTTGGAAGAGCATGAAGAGGTTGTGGAGGACTGGTATTTTCATCATCAAGACAAAGGACTGGAAAGATTCTTCTGTGAAGCCCATGTCCTGAAAGACTCAGACCAAG AGTGTCTTACTGAGATATGGAAAGGTGACATGGGAATGAAGGGATCTGAAGAGGAAAGTGAAGGGAAGGATGGAAAAGAGACCCATGATGCAGGAGAGTTGTGA